Part of the Niallia alba genome is shown below.
ATTAATATACATGCCAGAGAAGGTTATTTCACAAGATGAAACGAATGATTTACAATCATTCTCAAATAAAGAATTTCTCAATACTATTTCTAGTTATAAAGCAGAACAATTAACTTTGAATATGATTATTTGGTTTTTAGTGGTAATCAGTGGTATGCTCTTTGCTATCTTCTTCTATATGATGAATGTACAAAAAATAGGATTGTTTGGAATTCTGAAAGCTATAGGTGTTAAAACAAGTAGCCTATTTTATATGATGTGGACACAAATGAGCTTTATTACTGTTGTTGCGTTGGTAATATCTATTAGTATTAGCCATCTATTAAATGTTTTTGCACCAAAAGGAATGCCATATTATTTATCTATGGAAACCACAGTGGTTTTGTCAATCATGTTTCTCTTTATAGGGTTTATTGGAGCTACACTCTCTGGTATTCAAATCAAAAAAGTAGAACCACTACAAGCAATACAAAGAGGAGAAGGGTAATATGTCCATACTAAAATTAGCTAATATAAAAAAGACCTTTATAAATGGGGAAGTAAAAGAACAAATTTTAAAAGGGATTAATCTTTCTCTTAGGGAAGGAGAAGTTACTGCGTTAAGAGGTGCTTCCGGTTCTGGAAAAAGTACCTTGTTAACGATTGCTGCTGGACTTCAACCTGCTACGAGTGGCCAAATCTTGTTTGAAGAGCAAAATATCGCTAATATGAGTTCAGAACAAGTTAGAAAAATAAGAGCAAGCAAGTTTGGATTTATCTTTCAATTTTCTCATCTTATTCCTTTTTTAACTGTAGAAGAGCAGCTAATGCTCATGTTGGAAGTGTCAAAATCAAAACTTACAAAACAACAGAGGAAAACGGAAGTAAACAGATTATTAAACTTAGTGGAAATGGAACATAGGAGAAATACCTATCCACCTTCCTTATCAGGTGGAGAAAAACAACGTATTGCTATTGCACGAGCAATCGTCCATAAGCCTAAGGTTCTCTTTGCAGATGAACCAACAGCAAGTTTAGACTCAAAAAAATCTAAAGATATTATGAAAATTATTCGGGAAATAACAAAAACATTAAACATTACTACTTTACTCGTTACACACGATGAAGATATGCTTCTATTTGCAGATCAAGTTATAGAAATGAGTGATGGGCAAATCTTACAAGAAGAAAGATGATAACTAATTAAATAATGATATAGTAGACCTAAGTTTAGTAGACCTAAGTGTTTAACTTTAGGTTTACTTGTATTTTTTGCGATTTGTATAAATGGCTAGGAAAAGACAAAAGACTAAATAACCTAAGATTCAAGGAGATATATGGTATGCCTAATATTTTAATTGTTGATGATGACATAAATATTTTAAAACTTGTAGAAATTCACTTATCCCAGCAAGGATATGTCGTGCTATTAGCCAAAGATGGTATGGAAGCACTTAAAATCCTTCAAAAACACCAGTGTCAACTAGCGGTTGTGGATATAATGATGCCTTATCTGGATGGATATGAACTCACAAAAGAAATAAGGAAAAAATATGATATTCCTGTCATCATGTTAACTGCTAAAAATCAATTGGAAGATAAAGAGCAAGGTTTTCAAGCAGGAACGGATGATTATCTTGTTAAGCCTTTTGAACCAAGGGAATTAGCTTTTCGTATAAGAGCGTTGTTGAGAAGATATGATAAGCAACAAGATGATAGTATTATTCAGATTGGAAATACGATGATTAATAAGAAAAGTTATATGGTTCAAATAGGAGATCGGACTATTATCTTGCCTTTAAAGGAATTTGAACTTTTATATTTTTTATTTACGAATCCAATGCAAGTTCTATCTAGGAATCATTTAATAGAACAGGTTTGGGGAGTAGAATATGAAGGGGATGAACGAACAGTAGATGTTCATATCAAAAGATTGAGGGAAAGATTCTCTAATCTAACAGATGATTTTCAGATTAAAACAGTTCGTGGAGTTGGATATTTATTGGAGGCAAGGCGTGGATGAGATCACTTTATGTCAAATTTGTTGTTATCACTATTGGTATAATGCTTTTCAGTAGTGTTATTGCCTTTATTTTATCTAATGTCTATTATCATCAGAAATTAAAGCCTGTTAACGATCAAAAAAACACCAAGATTGCCGAATCGATTGCTTCCTTTATAGACAATAATCCAAATATGGTACTTAACGATTACTTAGAGAATATCTCGGATGTCGGATATCAAGTCTACCTTGTTGATAGAAATGGCACAGAAACTTATTATGGGGCTTCCTTTAGAGATAAAACTCTTTCTGCTATATCAATAGAATCTGTGCTAAGCGGAGATATTTATCATGGGATGCTTAATTTTCCAAACAAAACGTTTGTAACTGGATTTTTTGCAAATGAGTTAAAAAATACTATTGGGGTTCCACTTAAATTTAAAGATAAAGATTATGCTTTATTTATAAGGCCAGATATAAAACTACTTTTTAATGAAATGCACTTTTTGTTTGCATGGATATTAATACTTTCCATTACTTTGAGTATTGTTTTGGTAGTATTCAGTACCAAGTATTTAATAAAGCCGATTGCAAAGCTAACTCACGCAACCAAATTATTAGCAAGTGGACAATTCCATGTGGATCTACCCGTGACTCGGAAAGATGAATTAGGACAATTAACTGCTAGCTTTTTGAGTATGGCGAAAAAGTTAGAACAAATGGAAGATGTAAGAAGAGAATTTATTTCAAATATATCACACGATATTCAATCACCATTGTCCAACATTAAAGGATATACAAATTTATTGGAAAGTAAGTCATTATCTGATAATGTCAGAAATAAGTATATCTCTATTATTAATGGTGAAATTAAACGATTATCTATTTTAACCAAACAATTATTGTTACTGGCATCATTGGATAGAGATGAAAATATACTGAAGAAAAAGAATTTCAATTTAGGAAGTCAACTAAGAGAATTAGTATCTCACTACCAATGGTTAATTAATGAAAAGGAAATAATGCTTAGTTACTCTATTCCGGATATAGAAATTTGTGGCGATCCCTCCTTGTTAAATAATGTATGGGACAATTTGTTGTCAAATGCTATTAAATATAATAAACAAAATGGTAGCATAGACATATCAGTTACAGAGAAAGATGAAGTAATTACTGTTACATTTGAAGATACTGGGATAGGAATGAGGCAAAAGGAATTAAAAAGAATTTTCGACCGATTTTACAGAGCAGATAAGGCTCGGATAAGAACAGTTGCAGGAACAGGTTTAGGCTTAGCTATTGTTGAGAATATAGTGAAACTACATGGCGGACACGTGACGGTCAAAAGTAAAGAAGGAGAAGGATCCATCTTTATTGTAAGAATACCGTTGCTATGATAGAAATTTAGTGTATTAATCCAATAGGATTAATATTCTATTTGGAAAATTTGTGAAGAATTAAACTTAACTAACCGGGGCTTACGTTTTTAATACGCATGAACGTCTAATTTCATGATATAAAAATTAGACGTTTTCTTTATTAATGGGGGGACTATACGACTAAAACTACTTTTTCAGTGTCTTTCAGCTTGGAGGGGGGAAGGCTAGAGAAGTAAGCAGGGAAAAAACACTTAATTCTTACAATAAATATTTTGATCAATTTACCAGAAATGTCGATTCACTTAGAAGTTTTGAAATTGGTGTTCTTAAAGATTTATTATTTATAGGTGTAATAGATCAAGCATTTAAATCTATAAAAAATCCAACTGTTGCAAACATCACAAAGTTTTAAAAAAAAATTTAAAAAGTATACCGGGTGTTTCAGTAATTGTCTCGATGGTTCAATATTTAAATTTATCAACCAAAACGATGTATTCATATGAAGATATTCCTGGTTCGGAAAAACGTTGGAAATAATAACTATGAGGAAATGTGTACTATGAAAAATAAACAAAGTGTACTGTCGATTTCTTTAATAATTATCAGTATTATTGTCTTATTCTATTCGATAATAGAAATTTATCAAAAAATAACAATTAGTAATTTTCCAAGGGTTTCTACCATTATTTTATTTTTATATGCAACAATTACTCTATCGATACTATTATTCAAAAAGAAAAAAAATTAACTATTTAATGACAGTTTGTAGATAAAAGGGGATCAGAATGTTTTTATTTTGGTCTCCTTTTGTAATTCCGGATTTCTTATTTATTATTTAATTGTATCTTGATCTATTCTTTTCATTCTTCTTAGGCCATTTCTGAATTACCTAAATCCGTTTTTTCATTTCTTCAAGTTTATGGATGCAAAAACACGTTGAATCGTTCCTTTTCGCTTGGCGGAGTATAAATTAATCGTTGTTCAGCAATCGAGAATGAAAAATACTCCATAAATTATCTTAAATAATTAATCTTTTTAATTGAGAACTGTTATCATTTGCTGTATATTAGATAGTACGATACAAATAATGGAGTAAGGAGAATATACATGCAAATATACTGGACTAAAATAAATAAGATTATTGAGGAAACGCCAGAGGTTAAAACGTACCTACTCGACAGTCCGAAAGACTTTACATGGGAAGAAGGTTCCCACACCCATTTCGCACTGAAGGGTTTCAATGCCGGAGACAAACCAAACCGCAGTTTGATTCGCCATATGTCCATCTCTTCCTTACCGCACGAAAATGCAATCGGGATCACAACACGCATCAGAGAGCAGTGTTCTGAGTTTAAATCGATTTTAAGAAGCCTTGAAGTCGGCAATGAAGTTGCCATATTTAAAACTCATTCGAATTTACCGCTGAAAAGAGAAGACAAAAATGTTTACCTGCTGTCATCAGGTGTCGGTCTGGCAACTTATAGACCGATTGTATTGGATTATTTCGAACGTGCTGACAACGTCAATCAGATTCATTCTTTGAACATCGATTCGTCAAAAGCTTTCTTATTCACCGATATTTTTACATCTGCACCTGATAAGAAGTTCGAGGCACAGTTCGTCGATAACCGTAAAGATTATTATGAAGAAGTGAAAAATCTTGCTGCAGACAAGGATGGTCTTTTCTATATTGTTGGCAGTGACGACTTCCTTGTGCAAAACATTGAAGTATTGCGTGAACAGGGTATCAAGCCAGAACAGATTATGCTTGATAAGCGTGCACAAGAATTGCCTAATTTTTTTTCAATTGAATCGTCCCTTTAAGCGGAATTTATGAAAAATGGTGATTGTAAATAAAAAATGAGGCTGGGACAAAACTAGATAGCCAATCTGTAAAGACGAACAATCTCTAATTTATCTCTTAAATAAAGGTTCCTTTTATACAATGGTTATTTATGTTTTTAAATATAGTCAAGTGTAAAAACTAATTCG
Proteins encoded:
- a CDS encoding ABC transporter ATP-binding protein, whose translation is MSILKLANIKKTFINGEVKEQILKGINLSLREGEVTALRGASGSGKSTLLTIAAGLQPATSGQILFEEQNIANMSSEQVRKIRASKFGFIFQFSHLIPFLTVEEQLMLMLEVSKSKLTKQQRKTEVNRLLNLVEMEHRRNTYPPSLSGGEKQRIAIARAIVHKPKVLFADEPTASLDSKKSKDIMKIIREITKTLNITTLLVTHDEDMLLFADQVIEMSDGQILQEER
- a CDS encoding response regulator transcription factor, with translation MPNILIVDDDINILKLVEIHLSQQGYVVLLAKDGMEALKILQKHQCQLAVVDIMMPYLDGYELTKEIRKKYDIPVIMLTAKNQLEDKEQGFQAGTDDYLVKPFEPRELAFRIRALLRRYDKQQDDSIIQIGNTMINKKSYMVQIGDRTIILPLKEFELLYFLFTNPMQVLSRNHLIEQVWGVEYEGDERTVDVHIKRLRERFSNLTDDFQIKTVRGVGYLLEARRG
- a CDS encoding sensor histidine kinase; the protein is MRSLYVKFVVITIGIMLFSSVIAFILSNVYYHQKLKPVNDQKNTKIAESIASFIDNNPNMVLNDYLENISDVGYQVYLVDRNGTETYYGASFRDKTLSAISIESVLSGDIYHGMLNFPNKTFVTGFFANELKNTIGVPLKFKDKDYALFIRPDIKLLFNEMHFLFAWILILSITLSIVLVVFSTKYLIKPIAKLTHATKLLASGQFHVDLPVTRKDELGQLTASFLSMAKKLEQMEDVRREFISNISHDIQSPLSNIKGYTNLLESKSLSDNVRNKYISIINGEIKRLSILTKQLLLLASLDRDENILKKKNFNLGSQLRELVSHYQWLINEKEIMLSYSIPDIEICGDPSLLNNVWDNLLSNAIKYNKQNGSIDISVTEKDEVITVTFEDTGIGMRQKELKRIFDRFYRADKARIRTVAGTGLGLAIVENIVKLHGGHVTVKSKEGEGSIFIVRIPLL
- a CDS encoding dihydropteridine reductase, yielding MQIYWTKINKIIEETPEVKTYLLDSPKDFTWEEGSHTHFALKGFNAGDKPNRSLIRHMSISSLPHENAIGITTRIREQCSEFKSILRSLEVGNEVAIFKTHSNLPLKREDKNVYLLSSGVGLATYRPIVLDYFERADNVNQIHSLNIDSSKAFLFTDIFTSAPDKKFEAQFVDNRKDYYEEVKNLAADKDGLFYIVGSDDFLVQNIEVLREQGIKPEQIMLDKRAQELPNFFSIESSL